A stretch of the Aegilops tauschii subsp. strangulata cultivar AL8/78 chromosome 4, Aet v6.0, whole genome shotgun sequence genome encodes the following:
- the LOC109736461 gene encoding serine carboxypeptidase 1, which produces MKIGQWQHSTGPRTHMHTLPIKMKRGLLVVLWSLFCLCVADTATGNKPKHPIEFDQLEISRKYVPAKQHASASKSPSSSSVHGGSQDYQRKRDKIIAMPGQMEEAEFTQYAGYVTVDANAGRALFYYFAEAPQDPSNKPLVLWMNGGPGCSSFGAGAMLELGPFSVHSDNKTLYKKKHAWNTVANMLFVEIPAGVGYSYSNTTSDYHNTGDKRSTDDAYTFLVNWLERFPKYRDRDFFITGESYAGHYVPELANLIISNNRARGATNVKLKGVAIGNADLQYNLTLRATFDYFWMHAMISGKTYRTVQANCGFNGTYTKDCDNAMNLAIKEKGNVDDYNIYAPICRDASSPLRSSDPVVFGDPCTNHYVSSYLNRPEVQRALHANTTGLNYPWTDCSQLVFDNWKDSPETVLPSIRKLISSGTRVWLYSGDMDAVCSVTSTQYALDILDLPTETSWRPWRVNNEVAGYVVGYKGLVFATVKGAGHMVPYYQPRRALALFSSFLEGKLPPQ; this is translated from the exons ATGAAGATTGGCCAATGGCAACACAGCACAGGACCCCGAACACACATGCACACGCTTCCTATCAAGATGAAAAGAGGCCTACTAGTAGTACTTTGGTCCTTGTTCTGCCTCTGTGTGGCAGACACAGCTACCGGCAACAAGCCCAAACACCCTATTGAGTTTGATCAATTGGAAATATCCAGGAAATATGTTCCAGCAAAACAGCATGCATCTGCGAGCAAGAGCCCTTCTAGTTCTTCAGTCCATGGTGGCTCACAAGATTATCAGCGAAAGAGGGataagatcatagcaatgccagGCCAGATGGAGGAAGCGGAATTCACACAATATGCAGGATATGTCACGGTGGATGCAAATGCTGGAAGGGCTTTGTTCTACTATTTTGCTGAGGCTCCTCAAGATCCTTCCAACAAACCACTAGTCCTATGGATGAATGGAG GCCCTGGTTGTTCATCCTTTGGAGCTGGAGCCATGCTAGAACTTGGACCCTTCTCTGTCCATAGTGATAACAAGACACTGTACAAGAAAAAACATGCATGGAACACAG TAGCAAATATGCTGTTTGTTGAGATCCCAGCCGGTGTTGGGTACTCATACTCCAACACGACATCAGACTATCACAACACTGGTGACAAAAGAAGCACAGATGATGCGTACACCTTCCTTGTCAATTGGCTGGAGAGATTTCCCAAGTACCGAGACCGTGATTTCTTCATAACCGGCGAGAGTTATGCTGGCCACTATGTACCAGAGCTAGCTAATTTGATTATTTCTAACAACAGAGCCAGAGGCGCGACTAATGTCAAGCTTAAAGGTGTTGCT ATCGGCAACGCAGACTTGCAATACAATTTGACTCTAAGAGCGACGTTTGACTACTTCTGGATGCATGCTATGATTTCTGGAAAAACCTACAGAACTGTACAGGCCAACTGTGGCTTCAACGGGACATATACTAAAGATTGTGATaatgccatgaacttggccataAAGGAGAAGGGTAATGTTGATGACTACAACATCTATGCACCAATATGCCGTGATGCCTCCAGTCCTCTCAGATCAAGTGACCCG GTGGTGTTCGGTGATCCATGCACAAATCACTATGTCTCATCTTATCTAAATCGTCCTGAGGTCCAAAGAGCCCTACACGCAAACACAACAGGGTTGAACTACCCATGGACGGATTGCAG TCAACTTGTATTCGATAACTGGAAAGATTCACCGGAGACCGTGCTGCCATCGATCAGGAAACTCATTTCAAGTGGCACAAGGGTATGGCTGTACAg TGGTGATATGGATGCAGTATGTTCTGTGACCTCGACCCAATACGCACTGGACATTCTTGACCTGCCCACAGAAACATCTTGGCGCCCATGGCGCGTCAACAATGAG GTTGCCGGCTATGTGGTTGGGTACAAGGGCCTGGTGTTTGCAACAGTCAAAGGAGCGGGGCACATGGTCCCTTACTATCAGCCCCGCAGGGCCCTAGCGCTATTCTCATCCTTCCTAGAAGGAAAGCTTCCGCCACAATGA